The window ACGGAAGGAGATGATGCGCCCGGGTAATTTAGGCCGGCGGCATACCTGATAGTCTACGTTCTTGCTGTTGAGGGCGATATTGATGGTGAAAGTGGACGAGTCGTGGTGCGGTCGCAAGGACGGCTGCTCGTCGGGACGGTAGCGCACCACGAAGTTCATGATGGCCTGAGACTGCCGGGACATTTTACGGTTCAAACTGCTTATTGAGAACCGGTCGAGCTCGTACCTTAGGTGAGTATCCCGGGTAGAGTTTTTCCGTGATGGGGGAGATGTACTCTTTGAGAAACTTCAGCCATTCCTTCTCAAAGCCAATCTGGTTCATGTGGATGTCCACGGTGGGGACGTTTTCATAACCGCCGGCCAGACGCTCGTCCTGGGCGACATTCAAGACCAAAGCCGTCACCTCAAATCCTTCCGGGTCGGAGAATGGCGGAGCGTCACCGTGTGCTTGCCGCCGGACCACTGGCCGTAGTCCTCCACGGTCTCCACCAGATCGTCGCACATCCTTTCCGTGAAGGCCGGGAACCAGTACACATCCGGACACGGCTGGAAAACAGACCGGGGTTTTGGAGGACCGTATTTCGGGTGAGTTCTCGCCCCAACGACAGAACGTAGGAGACGGTCAACCTGCTCCACGAAGCTCTTCTGGTCCTCGAAGATCTTGGAATAGTTCTCGTGGATGTATTTGGCCCGCCAGTCCTGTTGTGGATGCACAGTCAGTTACAACGGCGCCATCGGTCAATACGAACCAGTGAGGCGAGTGTGGACGGCACCAGAGGATTGTCGAAAATCTGCCACATGTCCGGGTGTAGCCTGGAGGTGTTGAAGTTGTTGGACGACACCAGGCGGCCAAAGTCATCGCGGTTGGACACGAACATGAACACTCCCTGGTCTCGGACCCGGCGACAGAACGACATGTCCGGGTCCAAAGTGGGATCCTCGTACAAGTTGAGCTTGTTCAGTTTGGTGCGCAGCACGCTGCCTTTGATAAGGTAGACCTGGGACATGTACGGGACGTTCCACAGGCCCCTGgcgcaaaaacaaacaagccgAGTCAATGGGCGAGACGGGCGAGGACGAGACACCGCCAGCGACACTCACGTCCTCTTCCCTTGAACGATTTCGATGTAGTCTTCAGATCGGGAGTAGTAGCCTTCGGGGCTCAGGGCACCCCAGAAGTTGCTCCACAGCTTCCCTGGTTTGGACAGCATGGGCGCAATAACGGACCTGGGGGGAGGAAAAAATCCAGTCCAATAGGAAGAAGAAACAGGAGAGCGCATCTGGCTTACTTGTTCTCCTCCATGAGGATCCTGAGGATGTCCTCGTTGGTTATGACGACGTCCGAGTCGATGCTGAAGTAGTAATCGCAACGGGAATCCTTCCGGCACGCCTCTCTGCAAACGCACGTCCGGCTCAGTTCCGGGAAATTTGCGGCATGCCCGCAGCGTACTCACGCCGCCATTTTGCGGGCCCGCCCCTCCGACAAGTCCTCTTCCGGTCCGACGAGCACCGCGTCCGGGAAGAGGGCGCGGTGGCGCTGCCAGAACTCGTGAATGTGGCGCTCGTGGTAGACCACCTGGCGAAGGGAGGCCAGGTGTTGACGAGCGCACCTTTTCAGAAGCCGCTCCCCGGACTCACGTTGTTGTGGATGAAAAGATGGATGCGAGATAGCGGGTAATTAAGCGTGGTCAGACGTTCCAGGAAGCCCTCCATGAAGGGCGTGGCGTGGTGGATGAACACGGCCACGTGCACCAGCGGCATGTCCTTGTCCTGGAACCCAAAAAATGTACACGCTTGACGTTGCCCCCGTAAGGTGAGAAAACGATGCTAGCGACGGCGGCTAACGCACATCTACTTCGTCGAAAAAGATCAGGTCGTCGTCGCAGTTGCCGCAACCGTCTTCGTAAGTCCACGCCGTCGGGACGTAGTTTCCCAGATAGTTGAGTTGCAGCTGCAAAAGTCACAAATGCGCTTCACCGCTCTGAAAACCGAGactaagcggtccagaaaacgTCACGCGGGCTACCTTGGTGGGTCCGTTGCCGTGGATGACCACCGGCAGCGTGTCGTAGGCGACGTTCCTCACTCGGACCTTGGCCTTCTCGAACTTGAGGACGACTTCGTCTGAGAAAAACCGCGTCGAGAAGGCGGGGTCATCTTCTCAGATGGCCCCCCCTCGCAAACGTAGCTGAGGTTTGGGGTCTCACCGACAGCACCGTTGAGGTTCTGGAAGATCCTGGAGCGGTGGTCCAGCGTCATGTTGAATTTGGTCTAAGGAAGGGTTGAGTGTCAAATACGGAAATGTACTCATGGCCGGTGAACGCTCATTTTTACCCGTTGGTTTTGGTCCAAGTATATTTTGGTGTAGAAGAGCTGGTCGTCATCGTCGTCTTTTAATTTCCACTGTTGGACCAGAGCGTTGACGTCTGACGCATAGCCAATGAAGCCTTAGCGCGGCACAAGAACGTCACAAGATTGTTAGCgcttgaacaaaaaaaacgaaccGGGAAAGCCCAAGAGCGAACGGGAGGTCCTCTCACCCCCTGAATTGAGGTAGCGTTTCCCAGAATGCACTGCGGGATACTTGGGAGCCAGCCTCTGGTCGGGCCAGCAGAAGCCTTCGGCGGAGAAGATCACGCGGTGGCCCAGGCGTTTGAACTTGTACAGGAGTTCTTCGGGACCCGAGGCGAAGATCACGTCGTAGCTTGAGGACGAGACGAGGGAGGGTCCGCTTGAAAAACTGGACGGGGTCTCCAGGGCGGGTCGGCCTTACCTGTCCACAAACATGACCACCATGTCCTCCTGTTTGGCATGCTTGGGAAGCTCCTTCTTCAACCAGCGCACCTTCTGTCCGCCGCCCACCGTGCGCGCAATGTCACCCCCTTTCCACTCCTCGCCCAGACCGAGAACCTGAAGACCGGCGTCTCCATCAGCGAGGGCTCGTCGGCGTCATCTTGctttggggggcggggggttaCCTTCACGGTGTAGTTGAACTCTTTGGCCGTCCCCATGAAGCGCACAAATCCGTCCGTCTCCTCGGTAGCGGCGGTGATGACCAGAAGATTGGCTGcgcgtaaaaaaacaaacattgcaATGGAATTCCACACCGAGGTGGCAAAATTGCAGAAAGGACAaccgccagacgtccaatcctcctTCCGCTGTGAATTCCAATGGCATTTGCTAGCCAACCCTCCCACCCctaatgcattggacgtctagcgccgtcatgGCACACGTTGAAATGTTATTTCACGAATATGACGACGGTAAATTTCCAGTAGCTAATCACGAAGAGCTCTCAGACAGGGCTACAGTGAGGCTAGACGCCGAGCGGAGGTCCCCCTGGCCCGCCTTGAGCCACTCCGGAGCGGCCTTACCTGGCGAGAGGCTCCGCTGTTGAGCCCCGGAGGAAGCGTGGAGCACGAGGCTAAATGCTAGCAAGCCGAGGAGCCAGGAAGACATGGCAGCGGCCATTTGGCGATGAAAAGGCTTCCGTTCCATCGCAAAATACTCTTGTGTCTTCGCCTCTCCTTTTCGAAGCGGCGACGGAAGCGTGGCACAGTCTCGCGAGGAAATCACTCCAGGCGAGAACGTCGACGTCAACGGGACGCGATTGGACGTCCGTCCTCGGGACAGCAGCCAATGAGAAGCGTGTTTCTTTTGAATGACGCGAGTTTTCACCAATAACAAGACGACAAATGAACAATAACAAGACGACGAATGACCAATAACAAGACGACAAATGACAACATGGTTGTCCTGAAATTTGGCCCCTTCATACACGTTCACTATTTCTATTCTTGTTGTCTATTTAGACACACGGAAATTtgtctatcattgtcatttaattaaaacacaTGATAATTAGCAAAAGCGTTAACGTCAATAGAAGGTGAAGGACGGCACAGCCTTACACAAGGCGACCAATGAAAACCGAGATGGCGAAAGAGCCAATGACAGGAAAGCTAATTGTTGACGTGCCGGGGCTACAGAAAGTTGTCATATGCCACGTCATATactttctttcaaaaaaatcaTCGTAAacgtcattcatttttttcaggaaaGAATAAATCTGCATTCAAATCAAGCCCTTTTAGGTTTGACCCCCAAAATATACATGTACAGAGTATATATGAAAACCTATtttgacaaacaaaaacaaccaaatTTGGGGCCCTGAAACATGATGATATTGCCAGTACTTATATGACTTCATTTGCCTCTCCGAGtcaaaataacatttgacaTCTAGTGCTGTCATTGGCACTGGAAGATGaagtccaatttttggacggaCGGGTGTCCAAAAAATGGTCCGCTATCACGATATAGTCCCTTTCCGTAGTAGTTGCTAGCACCTTTGGTTCGGTTTAGGCCAATAGGGGACTTTTGCCATGGCGGCGCAGGTGCTCGTCTCCTTTTCCCATCGTCCTCAGGGGCAGGAGGGgtccggcggcggcgggcggcggcggggggcaGCACCCGCCCTTCTCCTTGGTGAGGAAATAGAGGAGGGCGTTGAGCCAGGCGTTGAAGGAGGCCAAGGGTCGCGTGATCTTGTAGCACATGGACACGGTGGTGACGGTCTGGCACGGGACGCCCTTGCTCAGCTTGAGGAGCAAGAAGACGGTCCTGGTCACGTGGAAGGGGAAGAAGCACAGCGCGAAGAGCAGCGTGATGGTCACGATGGTCCGGATGGACTTGCGCCGCCGCCCGGCGTAAGGCGAGTGGGCGCCCGGGAAGACGGCCGCCTCCTCCGCTCGGCGGGCCCCCGAGGGCAGGGTCTTGAAGATGGCGCGCACCACCCGCGAGTAGCACCAGGCCACCACGGCGAAAGGGAGGAAGAAGCCCAGCAGGTGCAGGACCACGGCGTAGGGCACGTAGTCGGAGAAGTCCCGGTCGATGGCGTCGTCCCAGCAGCTGTCGGCGCCGCCCTGGACGGCGCGGGCCGTGCGGGCGAAGCGGAAGATGGGGCAGGTGAGGGCGAAGACCACCGCCCACACCAGCACGCAGGCCCACTTGACGGCCTTCTTGGTCTCCAGGGCCATGACCCGCATGGGGTGGCAGATGCCCAGGTAGCGGTGCACGGAGATGCAGGTGAGGAAGAAGATGGAGCCGTACAAGTTGAAGTAGAAGAGGAAGCGCACCAGGCGGCACATGAAGTCGCCGAAGACCCAGCGGTCGCGCATGACGTAGCTGGCCACCAGGAAGGGCAGCGACAGGCCGTACATGAAGTCGGTGGAGGCCAGGTTGACCATGTAGATCAGCGAGGCGTTCCAGCGCTTGGTGCGCCGGAACGAGCGGTACAGCACCACCGCGTTCAGCGACAGGCTGAACACGAAGGTGAACGAGTAGCAGATGGGCAGGAACACGTACTTGTACGATTCGTCGATGTTGCAGAACACCGGGAGCGGGACGTCCGGGAGGCTGTCGTTGCCGCGGGGACCGCCGGCCGGGGGGGGCGCCGACGTGGCGGGGGGCGCCGTCGTGGCGGAGGCCGGCATCGTGGCGGAGGCCGGGATCATGGCGGAGGGCGGCGCCGCTTGGCGACTCTCCTCATCGGCTGGGGCCTGTCCGGGTTGGATCGGGCGCTTAATTCGGCTTTGATGCGTCAATCAAATTTCAGCTAAGAACAGCGACCAAAAGGCGCTCCCACCCGGCCCAAAAtggaggtacacggtcgattggccgccagtcttttggtcgccgatcttttggttgccggtcttttggtcgcctgttgtcgcggtccgggcgaccaaaagacggcgaccaaaagaccggcgaccaatcaacccaCACGAAAATGGATGACCTCATGAAAAGCCGTGAAACCCGTTAGAAAAGGAGGAAGGTTccccatttgatttttttttccaacaacttggcttgttttttttctacagcgGGGGGACATTGTTTGTAATCGCCATTTcatatccccccccccccccctcccctcgcTGCTGACCGAGCTCTTAGCGCCTTTCACCTCCCGTCAGCTGTTTGCCTTCCTGTGTACGAGGGCACGCCGCCGCCGATTCGCTCTGGTCTCAGGCCATTAACTCAGCAATAAGTAACCACGTCGTCCGGGCGCATCATTTcccggaaaaaaaaagacttcccCCACGTCAGGAACACGCCGTGATCTCTGACCTCCATGCTCTTTACCGACGCTTTCAATTCACGCTCGGGACGAGCGCAAGCGCGACCGTCCTTCGGGCGTTCGGGTCGACGGTCGGCAAAGAACGATCCGATGAATAAAAGTTagcgtttttggggggggggggggctcataAATACCTGCATGGCTCCACCGCGACTCCATACGGCTTCGGTCCCCGACTTGGGCCCGTCGGCGAGAATGGTCCCAAAGCGGCGGAAGGACACGTGAGAGTCGCGGCGCCTGCGGGGAATCGCCAACTTCTTGGTCTTCTTCTCAGGTTGCCGTGACAACGCAGCCCCTCCTGCATTTACTTCACCACCTGCCAACACGGggggagagatagagagagagagagagagggctcatcctccctccctccggCCCTCCCTCACGACTTGTTTTGCACACTGGGTGGAAAATCCAAGGCCTGGCGACCAGTCCCGGCGTCCAGTCTGGCCCGTGGGGAGGATTTTATTGAACAAAGAACTGAAATTGGATTTGAAAAGGAgtttaatatttgtaaacatatTTGAAGATGGAAATGCAGCCCACTTTTCCGATATCAACTCATGACCCGCTTTTGGCGACGACAGACAAACAATATTTGCAGTAAAAAGGGACATTGGCATTTGGAGTAAACCCCCACCTCAGAAACATTTGTCCCAGCTcgaaatgtattggacgtccatcgctgtcaatgacTTAAGACAAAGGTGaagattataaaaaaaaaaaaaacgtggaaaATTCCCTTTTGAGTGTTTGAAAGTCACGTCTGGGAGGACGGCGACGTCGGTGTCCACGTTCCTCTCCCTTTGGGGAGGTTCTCACGGGTTCCGTCCGTCAACCGTGAGCGCCCAGCGAGCTTCCCAAGGACGTCAGGTCCTGCAGTTCCAGCAACATGGCGTCCTGCTCCGTCCTCAGCTGGTCGCGCAGCTGCAGTCGGGCCACCAGGTCCGAGCTCAGCTCTGAAAGGACAACGTCCAAAAATATCGTCCCCGTCGTCCCCCACGtccaccgtgtgcggtcgattggtcgccggtctttcggtcgcggtcatttggtcgccccgaccgcgacaacgggcgaccaaaagactggcgaccaaaagaccggcgaccaaaagaccgacgaccaaaagaccggcgacaaaacaaggtaaaacaagtcggtctacgcatgaataaaagccaacaatggccatgagcagtttcactgagccaacgtgtgagtgtagaagagtttgtatttacatgcgttgtccctttaagaagctacgtcagttcagtcagggtcttaacaagttctccaacaaaaaaacaatcaaagtccgggaaatttggagcttttctttagcctaataatgaatagggcattaagtatgactaaatagtcattcgcagtttgtatgtaaggaatttgagcaacgatttaaatggtaattatcacttaccttccgggcgaccaaaagaccggcgaccaaaagaccggcaaccaatcgaccgtgtaccacgtCCGTGTACGTACCTTGCACGCTCTGAGCGAGGAAGGAACGTTGAGCGCGGAGCTCCCCGAGGCTCAGCTTGTGAGCGTCGCCACGATCCAGGCGTCTCCCACGGACCGGCGGAACGGCGCCGGACGGATTCTGAGGGCGACCGAGCCCGGCGTGAAAAGACCAAGGGGCGAGGACGCCGTTTTGCTGGCTCACCGCCGGTTTATGGTCCGCTCGCAGTCGCTCCCGGAGTTTCCTCCAAGTGTTCCGGAAACCCCTCGACTTGCTTTTTTCCGACTTGGGCGCCGGCGGGGACGTCTTGTGACCCGCCACGGCGTTTCCCCTCTTTGGCGGGACGAATATGATCGGAAAGTATTTTTCCCGATGCCATACTCGACCCCTTCGGTCAAGGACGGGCGCCGCAGGGGTCGCACGTACGTACCGCAGGGGCGGCGGCCTCTTGCTCGTCTTCTTCGTCCTCGCTCTCGCTGTTGTTAATGAAGCAGAGTTGAAGGTTCATCTGCGTCTGCAGCCTGGAAATGGGCAAAAGGGGCAAAAATGAGCCGCGGGCGCCCCGGAAGAACACCCGGCGAAGATTCCGTTCATCCACCGCGAGCCCAGGGCCGACAGGtgggcgtcgtcgtcgtcgtccggcCGCTCCGCGTGGTGCCGGTGTCGTCGTTGGCGTCCGTCGTCCCAGCTCTCCACGTCCACGCAGCCCACGGCCGCTCGGCCACGCTCCAGGGACGCCGTGTTCTGGGCGCCAAAAGCCGCAAAAGCCATCTTACCTcggcaaaaaacacaaaagacgcCATCTTACCTTTGCCAGTTTGTCCTTCTTCTCCTCTTCTTGTTTCTCCAGCTCGGCGATGCGAAGGCTCAGCGCCTCCCAGTGCATGATGGGTAGGCCCAGTTCGTCCTGccagggcggcggcggcgggggcggatCCTCCCGCGCGCGCTCGCCGTCCTCGTCGCTGTCGTCTCCCCGCCCCGGCGTCCGCTCCTCGTCTCCGGCGTCCATTCGATCAGCGCCGTGGCATCTTTTCTTCAAGTACAAGGGGAGACTCCTTTATTTATGagtaattgttattatttatgagtctgtttctttgttatttaaatctcattccacttgtataatgacaataaaaacattgaattcaATCGAGTCCACGTTAGAAGGTTCAAAATCCATCTGGAATCATTTAGAAGATGACGTTTTGGAGAAAAGCgagattaaaaataagcaagatgtcttttgttttttttaatgggagcGAAATCCCGCATCTTCTGCGCTGCgcatcgcgggggtgctggagccaattctaGCGTCATCAATGAGTGGAATGCTCGCTAGTGTACAGCGAAGCTAAGGAAATGGAATTTGGGAAGTTTGGCTGCAATttggagttaaaaaaataggtCGAAATCGGTTATTGTGGGCGGTGGCAAAAGTTTGGGAGTTGAACTCCCCGACGTCTTATCGCCGTTATCGGATTCCTCAAGACGTGACGTGACTTACCACTTTTTACTTGCAACATTCTTGACATCGGCGACACTTTCCACCCTGGCAAAAGTACCGAGGCTCTTCTCTGGCCCTTTTTGGTCTTCTTTTCGCCGCTTTTCTCCGCTCAAACAAAAGAGCAACTACTACTTTGTATCTTAAGGAATTTCACGCCAACAAACGAAAGCGCGCCTCTGTGCGCGTATGTCACATCCGGCGggcctttcaaaataagatcGGCGATTGCGCATTTGAAAAGGcgcttttaactcattgactgcgaATGGATAGCATTGAAGCAAAGCAGCAATATCGTATTTGCAACCTTTTGAGAAAAGAAAAGGGCACTTTTGGTGACTTTCTACGGCGCAAAGCATTCAAAATTAGGCGAAAATCTCCcgacattgaaaaaataaataaacaaagatgGAGAATTTGGTTATCGCCATATATTTATTGGTAGATTTTGCTGGCAGTCTCTTAAAAGATTTGACAACAGTTGTGGCCTCGAAGAGACGAGGAGGGCGTGGCTACGCCTCGTCGTTGCGCCCATGGCGTCTTCATCCGCCGTCCGTCCTCATCCACCGTCCGTCTTCATCCGCCGCCGTCCTAGTCGTCCAGGAAGAAATAGTTCCCGCTCTTCTTTTGTTCCGTGTCCTGCGGTCGGAGAAAGGAAGGCCCCGGGTTGGAACGCGAGCGGCGTTTGGCGAGGCGAAGCGACGCGACGCCACCTTGATGGAATTGAGCTTGTTGATCCGCGGCCGGTTGTTGTTGGGGTCTCGGCGGAAGGTGATTTCCAGCAGGGACAGGAAGCGGTTCATGCCCGCCAGGAGACCCTGCGGACTGAAGCCGGCGACAAAAGCTTTGGAAATGACTCCGCCCCCTTCTCCCGGGACGCTCGGCGGCGCTTACGTATTGGCGGCCGTGTGCTTGGAGGGAATCCCGTCAAAGACGATGACGCGATCCGCCAGGTAGGTGGCCATGATGAAATCGTGCTCCACCACGAACGCCGTCTTCTTCGCGTGGAGGATGTACCTGCGAAGCCACGCCAGCGTGTTATTGGCCAGCGCGGCCCCCAACGGCCCGCCCACGCACCTCTTGATGACCCTGGCCGCCATCAACCGCTGCTCGGAGTCCAGGTACGCCGAGGGTTCGTCGATCAGGTAGACGTCGGCCGGTTTGCCCAGACACAAGGTGAGGGCCACTCTCTGCAGCTCACCTCCGGAAAGGTTCTGCACCTGTGGGGAGGGGCGGGGTCACGCGCTCAAATCGGGGCGCCGCGGGCGTCGCCGCGCGTTCTCCGTCCTCACGTCCTGGTCGATGATGCTCTCGATCTGCATGGGCTTCATCACGTCCGTGATGAACTGAGGGTGCGTGTAGGCGTCTCGGATCTTGTCGTGCAGGAGCGCGCGGACGCTGCCCTGCGGGACGGACCGCCGACCCGTGACTCGTCGGAACCGCCGCCGACAATGACGGGAACTCGGCGAAAGCTACCTTGAACTTGGGACTGATGGTCTGAGGTTTGTAGCTCACGTTGAGGATGGGAACGTCACCTTGCGAAAGACAAACGCGTGTTACAATCCAGGGGGGCGTGGCCGCGTGCTACTTCTGCCCGCCCGCCGTGCCACCTCCGTCGTCGTCTGGTTTGAGTCCTCCCGCCAACATCCGGATGAAGGTGGTCTTCCCCGTGCCTGCAAATGAGAGACAAttcctgaagaagaaaaaac is drawn from Stigmatopora argus isolate UIUO_Sarg chromosome 20, RoL_Sarg_1.0, whole genome shotgun sequence and contains these coding sequences:
- the plod3 gene encoding multifunctional procollagen lysine hydroxylase and glycosyltransferase LH3, which gives rise to MERKPFHRQMAAAMSSWLLGLLAFSLVLHASSGAQQRSLSPANLLVITAATEETDGFVRFMGTAKEFNYTVKVLGLGEEWKGGDIARTVGGGQKVRWLKKELPKHAKQEDMVVMFVDSYDVIFASGPEELLYKFKRLGHRVIFSAEGFCWPDQRLAPKYPAVHSGKRYLNSGGFIGYASDVNALVQQWKLKDDDDDQLFYTKIYLDQNQRTKFNMTLDHRSRIFQNLNGAVDEVVLKFEKAKVRVRNVAYDTLPVVIHGNGPTKLQLNYLGNYVPTAWTYEDGCGNCDDDLIFFDEVDDKDMPLVHVAVFIHHATPFMEGFLERLTTLNYPLSRIHLFIHNNVVYHERHIHEFWQRHRALFPDAVLVGPEEDLSEGRARKMAAEACRKDSRCDYYFSIDSDVVITNEDILRILMEENKSVIAPMLSKPGKLWSNFWGALSPEGYYSRSEDYIEIVQGKRTGLWNVPYMSQVYLIKGSVLRTKLNKLNLYEDPTLDPDMSFCRRVRDQGVFMFVSNRDDFGRLVSSNNFNTSRLHPDMWQIFDNPLDWRAKYIHENYSKIFEDQKSFVEQPCPDVYWFPAFTERMCDDLVETVEDYGQWSGGKHTDERLAGGYENVPTVDIHMNQIGFEKEWLKFLKEYISPITEKLYPGYSPKSQAIMNFVVRYRPDEQPSLRPHHDSSTFTINIALNSKNVDYQGGGCRFLRYDCNVEAPRKGWSFMHPGRLTHYHEGLPTTSGTRYIMVSFVDP
- the LOC144066028 gene encoding P2Y purinoceptor 3-like → MQAPADEESRQAAPPSAMIPASATMPASATTAPPATSAPPPAGGPRGNDSLPDVPLPVFCNIDESYKYVFLPICYSFTFVFSLSLNAVVLYRSFRRTKRWNASLIYMVNLASTDFMYGLSLPFLVASYVMRDRWVFGDFMCRLVRFLFYFNLYGSIFFLTCISVHRYLGICHPMRVMALETKKAVKWACVLVWAVVFALTCPIFRFARTARAVQGGADSCWDDAIDRDFSDYVPYAVVLHLLGFFLPFAVVAWCYSRVVRAIFKTLPSGARRAEEAAVFPGAHSPYAGRRRKSIRTIVTITLLFALCFFPFHVTRTVFLLLKLSKGVPCQTVTTVSMCYKITRPLASFNAWLNALLYFLTKEKGGCCPPPPPAAAGPLLPLRTMGKGDEHLRRHGKSPLLA
- the LOC144066029 gene encoding schwannomin-interacting protein 1 isoform X2 → MDAGDEERTPGRGDDSDEDGERAREDPPPPPPPWQDELGLPIMHWEALSLRIAELEKQEEEKKDKLAKNTASLERGRAAVGCVDVESWDDGRQRRHRHHAERPDDDDDAHLSALGSRLQTQMNLQLCFINNSESEDEEDEQEAAAPARGNAVAGHKTSPPAPKSEKSKSRGFRNTWRKLRERLRADHKPANPSGAVPPVRGRRLDRGDAHKLSLGELRAQRSFLAQSVQELSSDLVARLQLRDQLRTEQDAMLLELQDLTSLGSSLGAHG
- the LOC144066029 gene encoding schwannomin-interacting protein 1 isoform X1 — protein: MDAGDEERTPGRGDDSDEDGERAREDPPPPPPPWQDELGLPIMHWEALSLRIAELEKQEEEKKDKLAKNTASLERGRAAVGCVDVESWDDGRQRRHRHHAERPDDDDDAHLSALGSRLQTQMNLQLCFINNSESEDEEDEQEAAAPARGNAVAGHKTSPPAPKSEKSKSRGFRNTWRKLRERLRADHKPAVSQQNGVLAPWSFHAGLGRPQNPSGAVPPVRGRRLDRGDAHKLSLGELRAQRSFLAQSVQELSSDLVARLQLRDQLRTEQDAMLLELQDLTSLGSSLGAHG